GCCGTTTGTGTCTTTGGCAGTGCGCTCAGCCAGAATTTTATGATGCTGGTGGTCTTCAAGTTTCTCGGTGGATTAGTGTAAGTTTCCATGATCCATTCTTTGTGGTTTTTACTGAAAGAAATCCATTCTTTTTATAGGGTTAATGGTCCCGCAGCTGTTCTGTTTACCTACCTGACGGAGATGCATGGACCCAAGCACAGATCTTCAGTTCTAATGATTGTTGGGATGGTTACATCCACGGCAACCGTCTCACTGCCTCTGCTGGCCTGGGGCATCTTTCCCAGGGATTGGGACTTTGAAATCGTGGGTCTTAAAAGTAAGTTGTATCCCAGACGAATCGTTAAACACTACTAATTCTGATGTTCCATAGTTCACAGTTGGCAAATCTTTTTGTTTGTCTTGGGCATCCCAAGTCTTGTGAGTGGTTTGATATTTTGTGCCATGCCAGAGAGTCCACGCTTTCTGATGGCCCAAGGACGCACGGAGGAGGCTCTGCAGGCCTTCCAGCATATCTATCATGTGAATACGCGCAAGCCCAAGGATACCTATCCAGTGAGTGGCCTCGAACCAGAGGAGAAAGGGCCTATAGCGACTTAAACTCTTCTTTTTTGCAGATCAAGGTACTCGTGCAAGAGGTGCCCAATCGCAAGGCCAACCAGGACGAGGTCATCTACACCATTGAGGAGAAAACCGGCGAGAAAGTGCCGCAGAAGCCTCAGTCGCGCACTCTGATGGAAAGTCTCCGCGCTGGCTTTGGCCAAATGAAGCCTCTGGCTCACAAGCCCCTGCTCAGCCTCTCCCTGCTGCTGTACATCATGCAATTTGGCATCTTCCTGGGCATGAACACAATCCGTTTGTGGCTGCCGCAGCTGTTTGCCTCCATGGCGGAGTACGAGGCGGAGTTCAGTGGGGCCACTGCCAGCATGTGCACCATTCTCGAGTTTAGCGTCAATAAAACAGCTGAGACTGCCTTAGATTATGCCAATGCCTGTTCCGAGGTAAGATCTATCTTCCATCTCTGCGCTAGATAAGTCTTATCTGTCAGTTAACTTTATGTCCAATCATCGTGATAGTGACGTAAACCTTTCTCTATCCTTATCTAACTCTCGTCTCACATCTGTGATCTGTTTTACAGCCAAAGGAGATTTCCATGGACATGTATATAAACAACATCATTGTCTCGGCCTGTGGCTTCGTTGGTTACTTCTTTGCGGGTGGCCTTCTGAAGGCATTGGGCCCCAAACGTCTGATGAGTAAGTATTTCTACACATTTATTTATTCCTTATAGTATTGATTGAGGATTTTCTGCCTTCAGCCTATGGTCTGTATCTTTCTGGAACATTTGGCCTGGTGCTTTACTTTTCGGTCAGCAGCATGATGACTCTTTTCGTCTCTGCCACATTTCTGACCATCACTGGCATAGCAGTCTCCTCTCTGTTGGGTGCTGTGGTGGCCCTATTTCCCACCCAACTTAGGTGAGTGTTCCCCTTACCATCTCTTGTCTGTAATCTCTATAGAGATTTGTTTCCCTCCAGAACTGTTGTCGTGGCCATAGCCATGATGTGCGGCCGCTTTGGTGCCTTGTCGGGTAATCTGCTCTTTCCGGTCTTCATTCAGATCGGCTGTTTGCCTCCCTTTATAATGGTATCTTCGGTGTTGCTGTGTAAGTTTTCCACTTGTGATTACTTCTTCCCAGATATGGGTCTATCTCTCTTTCTTCTTTCAGTGGCTGGCACACTCTCCATATTCGTGCCCAATCCGGCAAAGGCTGCCTTTTCTTAAGGAATTGTGTTTAAATTATGGTTTAAGGACACATCAAGTGGTTGAAGCTGCCACTGAATTGTAACTTAATCTTAGGACAATTTAGTTGTACAAATTAGCAATTATTGGGGGCTTAAGACAATGTCTGTAACTATTTATATTTACCGTAGGAAAACCCATTctaatatacatatgtatttatctgCATACTCGTATCGTATCTTTATTGCTTTGTTCAGTGAAAGGATGTGCTGGTTGGGCCAGGACAAAGGCAAGCCTTCGACATGCAAATCTCATTAACACCAATTAAGTGGAAGCCAACAGGCAACAGGCAGTGGGGCGGGGCAGGCAGTGCGGCAGAGCAGGCAGTGCTGGTGTGGCAGTCAGGTGTGTGGCTCTCTTACTGGGAAAACATTGAGTTGGAAGATGGAAATTAGTGCTGCCTGAATCAACTAATCCGACGGCAGGCCCTCCTTAAGTGGCAGCGATTTATTAGATTGCTCGCTCCGATGATTCCTGAGGGCAGATCCTCTTCATGGGAACAGTCAAGTGATTCCTGCCCCCTGATGTTGAAATGTGTTTCGTTATTTCTCTGATATCCAGGAGCTCTTGCCATTAGTTGTTAAAATTTACACATTTGCTGGATACTCCTATACATTCGTTATTGATGGCCGATTCCAAAAAGGACTTTGAACATACTGCAGCAGACTTTGAGACGGCCATTGCGCAATGCGGTTTCGGACTCTTCAATATCCTCATGCTGTTCTGTGCTCTTCCCTGCCTCATGGCCATGGTCTTCTCCGCCTCGGCGATGTCCTATGTGATGCCCACCGCTGAATGCGACCTGAAGCTGACGCCACTGGACAAGGGTCTCCTCAATGCTGTCACCTTTGCGGGGATGATCATTTCGGCCATACCCTGGGGCTTCATAGCCGACACCATGGGTCGCCGCGTGGTCCTCATTTGGGGCGGCTGGATCGATGGCCTGTTCGTGCTGTGCGCCGCCCTCTGCCAAAACTCCACGCAGCTGATGGTCTTCAAGTTCTTGGATGGCTTAATGTACACTGAACCATTCATCGACTGCCCCTTCGATTTGCTAATGAGTTCTCTCTTTCGAACAGCATTTGCGGCCCATTTGCGGTGCTGGTCAGCTATCTGGCAGAGTTCCATGGCAAAAAGCATCGGCCCTATATCATGCTCTTTGTCGGTCTCTGCGTTTCCGCTTCGGCCACCTTTGTCCCGATACTCGCCTACCTCCTCCTGCCAGTGCACATCTTTTTCTCAGTGGGAAAAATGAACTGTGGGTATGGCCTCCCCTTCGAATGGAGCCTCGTTCTGAGTTCTTTCGTTTCTTTGGCAGTCCACACCTGGCAGATCTTCTTGATGGTCACTGCGTTGCCCAGCTTAACCAGCGGCTTGCTGCACATCTTCCTGCCCGAAAGTCCCAAGTTTCTGATGGCCCAAGGGAACTACAACAAAGCCCTGGAGTCCCTGCAGCGGATATACGCGATGAACAAGCGCCAGAAGCGCGAAACGTATCCTGTAAGAGATTGTCAAAGGTTTCTAAAAGTAAAACTCTCAGCACTGTCTCCTCCACAGGTGAAACATCTGACCGATGCCACGCCCGATCGCTCTGATGTCCTGGATCGGCCGCGACAGCCCACCTCGCGATGGGAGCGCTTCAGCAGAGCAAAACTCAAGTTCTGGGAGGGCGTGGGGCAGCTGAAGCCCATGTTTTCCAGTCCCTATCTGTGCATTTCCCTGCAAGTCTACTGCCTGCACTTTTGCCAAATAATGTGCGTGAACTCTGTGCGCCTGTGGCTGCCACAGATCTTTGCCACCATGCACACGTTCGAGCTGCAGGGCATCAACGACACCAGCATGTGCAACGTGCTGGAGCACAACTCCCAggtgcggagcatggactcgGCGTCGATGCAGCGGGAATGCGACCTAGTAGGTAGGCTATCGATTGCCCCGGGCTACCAGGCTTTAAATCTAATCTAATCCCCCGAAACGAATAGCACCAGAACCCGGGCATCTACACGGACAACATCATTGTGGCTGCCGTCGGCGTCGTGGGTTTCGTGATCATCTTCCCCCTGATGCGCATACCCCTGGTCGCCAATCACATACTGAGTGAGTCCCCTCCCTTGATCCTCTACGATCTCTAATCTTCTCTGCTCCACAGAGGTATTCCTCTTCATATGCGTCTTCCTTGCGGGTAGTCTGTATTTCGCCAAAACCTCGCTGGTCACCATGATCGTTGCCGCTGTTTATCTGACAATGATGGGTGTCTGTGCCACAACGATTATTGGCATATCTGTGATAATGTTTCCCACGCTAATGAGGTGCGTATATCCCCCAcatccccacacacacacggctTAAATGATTTTCTCACCCACAGAACAATGGTTATATTGCTGATTATGACCTTTGGGCGACTGGGTTCGGTGGCTGGCAACATATTATTGCCGGTTTTCATGCAAATCAACTGCCCTGCCCCTTTCCTGTGGCTGGTGGCACTGATGAGCAGTGAGTACTAGTGCTTCTCTACTGTTTCTATAAATCTAATTCCTACAACATTCAACAGTTGCGTTTATATTTTCGGTATTCCTGAAGGTCGATATAGAGCAATCATTGGCCTAAGagtctcctcctcctctaAGGAAACTTTTGCTGTTCTGGCCTTAACTTTTCGTCCTGCGGAGGGGTCAGACGGGTCAGAGGATAACCGCAAATGCGAAATATGTATTAATCAACGCTATCGACTCTGCCATGCGGTTAATTCAACTTAATTACACTTTAATCACACGCAGACAGAAACAGAAAGCAGCGTTAATTAATTTTTGCTGCTGTCTGAAAAGAAAAACTCCCCCtatatgcgtgtgtgtgtgtatctggtTAATTATTCTTTTGCGGTCATCAATTAATTTGCACAATTTGCAAAAATGAACAACACTCGCTTTGGTTGAAAAGACACTCCTTGATATATGATATTCCCCTTTTCCCTGTAGCCCACAATTAGTGCAACGCGCGATTCATTCCACCGACAACATATATACCACGGACAAATGATACTCCCATCTACTGAATGGAGCCCAGTTCTCATGCTATCAAAACAAAGCCAAGCGATAATTGACACATGTTGCTTTTGGGGTGGGGTTCTAGTTTCTTCGTTCTTCTTTTTCACGTCTACACACAGAGAAAAAAGCAGGGGAACACCTCTAACAGAACAACAGCGCTGTTAGCATCCCAGGTTAACAGCCTGTTATCTCTGACGCCTCTCAGTTAACAGCCTGTTATCGCTACCGGCGCTCAGTTAGCCGTCTGTTATCGCTACCAGGTACCGCTCTCAGTTAACAGCTTGTTATCGCTAGCGGCTCTCAGTTAACAGCCAGTTACAGCGCGCTCTGAGATCGAACACGATGTTATCACCATCCACACGATCCACACGATCCACACGATCCAAACGGCTCTCGGCCAGCCCTTGGCTTGTTCTGTTATTTATTTACCGAATTTTTATGGGcgtattttcttttttctctTAGTGCAGGTTTCTCTTTTTTATTGGTTTATATTCATAGTTTTATCCTGGATGTTTGGGTGTCTACCTTTAGGAGGTTCATCCCCCTTCCCCTCGAAATAAATTTGCCTAAAAGTCTGCTTAATGCATAAATGTTTTACTAACATTTTTATCCACAATTCCCTTTGGAATTTTTTTTAGGGCTTCTATTTTCGCACACTCTATAAAAACCGCTAGGGAACAACAAATGCCCATAAATTTATCATAATAAACATGCATAAATCGCGGTGAATACGCCTCCCACCCCAATCGCCCCCAACAAACGTGCAGAAATATGTTTAGGGCGTAATGGGTGGCTCGTACGCTGAAAGGGGGCGGGGCCACAGAGTCATAAACTAAATGAAACTGAATCGTAAAAAAAACCTAAACATGGCAATGCATATAACACTCGTatgcgtgcgtgtgtgggtgtgttgGTCCTGGACCACAgagtggggtggggggggggggggggggctctGCTCGTAGTTACATGTGTATCTGTCTATCTGTGAAAACTGGGGGAGGCCACACCAAATGTCCAGTCATAATCACACAAAAGTGCAAATATCCACGCACGTATCACGCTGGAGGGCAGAAGAGATGCAGGGGGTTACCAGGGGGGAGTCAGACATACAACATTTGCAGACATTAGCAAAcacaaaaatacaacaaacaaCGTTTATAAGAGAGGGCTGGAACCGAGCTAACGGCTAGGGGATACCCTGTATTCAGGGCAGCCAATGGCATAATGGGAAGACAAATATAATAGGGTAAGGATTTATTCCACTTGTTGGGATCAATCAATAGGTTTTTCAATATCTTTTCTATGAAAAATCACCAGAGAAGGGGATTTTGGGAATGCTATTATAACATATACAGATGCTAAGACacagtgggagagagagaggagtgTGCTTCACTCTTTTTCACTGTCTCTCAGCTAAATCCCCTACTCTCCTGCTCTTTTCGTTCCTTTCTTTGGTTGATTTAACACTGATAAGCTTCCATATCTATGCCACCCATGTACCCCTCTATTCCCTAGTACTCAGTACAGGGTACAATaaccacacacatacaccaAACCATACCATCGAAATCCTTCACATTCAGAGACCTTGAAGTAGAGTGGCCATTGTGCTCGTGTCTCGCGTCCCCTCTGGCACTCATTTGCAGGTCATTCATCATGACAACACGGTGCTTGAAATTTATTTCGTGGCAGCACAAAAACGGCAGCGTGACAAGTAAAAGAAGTAAACAAAGTTACAGCCAAAGGATAATAGAGTTAGGACACCCCCTTGATGTAAGAAATCCATGATTTATTTATGGCAGAAGCTAGCGAAAGATCTGGCGCCAAAAGAGCATCAAGGGCCAAGGAGTCCCAACAGGATATTGACCTCAGAGAGCACTCCTTGTCCTGTAAGGACACTAAAAATAATGTCCAGCATTCGGATATCTTTTGTACTCCAGGAATGGGCGGGCCATCGAAAAAGGTCTTCAGGTGATTTttaaaagaaagaaagaaaaaaaaacagagagACTGTTAGGTTGCCATAAAAGCTGCTGCAACATGTTGCCAAGGGAGTAATGTTGCCGCCAGTTGTCCTCTCAACAGGTTGCGTGCTGCCCTGCCCGCCTTTAAGTGCGTGGCATGGCGCGGCGTTGACTTGTGGCACTGCAGACATTGTATCCCCGCCTTCCTGCCACCAGTGTACAGCGCTCAGTCGACGGCGGCACTTGCAGCACGAAAGAACGCGCGCACAAAACACGAAAACAATAAACGAAACAACTGTTAACATCCGACGCCATTTTAAAGCTCTAACGGTCGGcttgtgtgtctgtgtgggcCATAAAAAAAGGGCCAACAAATTGCAAAGTGGTGCATAAAAAGTGCAGCGAATCAACAAAAGATTGCATTTAAAAAGTAAATTgtcaaaaaaaggaaaagggtGAAAATATCAACAGATTTTAATCATAGAAAAAAGCAATGAAATCaactaaaataaatattgaaaaaAGGGAGAATTTTTATGAAATTAAAGTGATAAAAATCTGGATTAAATCGAGCGGCATTATTGGATAAATATAATGTTTTTGTAATGGAATATGAGTTCAAGTGGTTCCCCAAAgataaaaattaataaattattaaaaaaaagagaTTGAATGTGATTAATGTTTAAATGACGAATTAAATCCAGCTGAAACCAATATGGAAATTTAATCAACTCCTGAAACCTGTAATAATTAAGATATATCATATATATTTTCGTGTGAATTTAAAAAGGTGTTTTTAAGCCGAAATGGAATTAATGGCATAGCA
This region of Drosophila miranda strain MSH22 chromosome 2, D.miranda_PacBio2.1, whole genome shotgun sequence genomic DNA includes:
- the LOC108156919 gene encoding synaptic vesicle glycoprotein 2B translates to MSEKYIESVDPAKSKEPDVENDTDGDSNSTAEASPTPKEDAPADFDKAIEAAGFGIFNLLLLFVSIPAQSAAIFESSSMSFILPVAECDLRLTLEDKGVLNAVAYAGMTISAIAWGYLADTKGRKKILYWGYLIDAVCVFGSALSQNFMMLVVFKFLGGLVVNGPAAVLFTYLTEMHGPKHRSSVLMIVGMVTSTATVSLPLLAWGIFPRDWDFEIVGLKIHSWQIFLFVLGIPSLVSGLIFCAMPESPRFLMAQGRTEEALQAFQHIYHVNTRKPKDTYPIKVLVQEVPNRKANQDEVIYTIEEKTGEKVPQKPQSRTLMESLRAGFGQMKPLAHKPLLSLSLLLYIMQFGIFLGMNTIRLWLPQLFASMAEYEAEFSGATASMCTILEFSVNKTAETALDYANACSEPKEISMDMYINNIIVSACGFVGYFFAGGLLKALGPKRLMTYGLYLSGTFGLVLYFSVSSMMTLFVSATFLTITGIAVSSLLGAVVALFPTQLRTVVVAIAMMCGRFGALSGNLLFPVFIQIGCLPPFIMVSSVLLLAGTLSIFVPNPAKAAFS
- the LOC108157812 gene encoding synaptic vesicle glycoprotein 2B isoform X2, which codes for MADSKKDFEHTAADFETAIAQCGFGLFNILMLFCALPCLMAMVFSASAMSYVMPTAECDLKLTPLDKGLLNAVTFAGMIISAIPWGFIADTMGRRVVLIWGGWIDGLFVLCAALCQNSTQLMVFKFLDGLIICGPFAVLVSYLAEFHGKKHRPYIMLFVGLCVSASATFVPILAYLLLPVHIFFSVGKMNFHTWQIFLMVTALPSLTSGLLHIFLPESPKFLMAQGNYNKALESLQRIYAMNKRQKRETYPVKHLTDATPDRSDVLDRPRQPTSRWERFSRAKLKFWEGVGQLKPMFSSPYLCISLQVYCLHFCQIMCVNSVRLWLPQIFATMHTFELQGINDTSMCNVLEHNSQVRSMDSASMQRECDLVAPEPGHLHGQHHCGCRRRRGFRDHLPPDAHTPGRQSHTEGIPLHMRLPCG
- the LOC108157812 gene encoding synaptic vesicle glycoprotein 2B isoform X1, with translation MADSKKDFEHTAADFETAIAQCGFGLFNILMLFCALPCLMAMVFSASAMSYVMPTAECDLKLTPLDKGLLNAVTFAGMIISAIPWGFIADTMGRRVVLIWGGWIDGLFVLCAALCQNSTQLMVFKFLDGLIICGPFAVLVSYLAEFHGKKHRPYIMLFVGLCVSASATFVPILAYLLLPVHIFFSVGKMNFHTWQIFLMVTALPSLTSGLLHIFLPESPKFLMAQGNYNKALESLQRIYAMNKRQKRETYPVKHLTDATPDRSDVLDRPRQPTSRWERFSRAKLKFWEGVGQLKPMFSSPYLCISLQVYCLHFCQIMCVNSVRLWLPQIFATMHTFELQGINDTSMCNVLEHNSQVRSMDSASMQRECDLHQNPGIYTDNIIVAAVGVVGFVIIFPLMRIPLVANHILKVFLFICVFLAGSLYFAKTSLVTMIVAAVYLTMMGVCATTIIGISVIMFPTLMRTMVILLIMTFGRLGSVAGNILLPVFMQINCPAPFLWLVALMSIAFIFSVFLKVDIEQSLA